The sequence below is a genomic window from Sander lucioperca isolate FBNREF2018 chromosome 6, SLUC_FBN_1.2, whole genome shotgun sequence.
AGATACCCTGAAAAAAATCTCACCTTTTCCTTCTTACTGGAGACTCTGGTTTTCTTTCCCTCTGCTGGTCTGCTGGCCTTATCCTTCTCCTCACCAGCTAGCAGTTTGCGAAACTGAGGTGAAAGCCGAGCATCTACTGAACCTAGTTCATTGATGAGCTGCAGACAGGTATTGAAAGACAGCGGATTGTAACTAATGTAATGCTCCAGCCCAAATAGTTATTGCTGCCATTATTAAACAATATTAGCATTAAAAACAGGATGCTGTCCAAAATAAGAGTATAGATGCAGCTTTCTTGACATACACAGGACAAACATATTCACTAATACTGCTTTCCACTGGCAGCAGGTGTTAATGTCAATGTGTGGACTTACATTTCTGTAGGTGAGCAGTCTTTCAATCACTGGATGGTTATGAACAGGGATTCGTTTTGCTTTCAGCACCAAGTAGAAACTGATGTTTGTGCAGTAACTGGGGCAGGCAAGAATCATTAGTCATTTAATGAAGGACTGTGACATGATTCTGCAATATGTAATTATCATTTAATTACAACTTACTTGAGATACAGTTGCTGTTTTGTCTTGAGGTAGTCAGCGCCCTTTGGAAAACAGGATGAAAATAATTCAGATTCACATACTAGATTGCCATAGCAACATGACATTATTAATTGGTTTCTCTGTGCTAGCCGACACATATCTGCACAACAAGCTTACAATGCAGCATCCAACGTCACATTTCTCTCTTATTAATACATCTAACAACAGCCATTGAAcagtttttatgtaaaaaaagaaaaaaaagacagttgaTGATCAATCCAACTGCTGTTGTGTTTACAGTCATTTCGAACTTAATCACAGCCATGGTTGATTTCAATGTGAATGCTTAAAGAGCCCCAGGTGAAGCAGGTTATAGGAACGATAACTTTGCTTTGATTATAAACAGGCTATAGATGGTATGTCATACAATACAGTTCTGCTGAGTAGCTGACGCTCTAAGACTGATTGTAGGTCTCCATCACAACAAGTGACCTCTTTCAcattcttttatttcattttttaagattatttttgggcattttggcAAGTAATCAATAGGACAGCtgcagacaggaaaggggggagagagggggaggacatgcagcaaagtgccacaggtcggattcgaaccatgggccgctgcggtaaggactgggCCTTGGAACATGGGGCGCATGCGTTACCAGGTGAGCTAGGGAAAGccctttttcacattttcaattGATACATTGtttattagaaaaataaaataaagtataaCCTTTAAAATTCAGTCTGGTGACAAATTCACAGCTAGAAATTAAGCTAAATGTGCTCACCTTTCCTGGTGGGATCTTTCCGTCCTTGACCATCTGTACGAGGGGCTGCAGCTCATCTTTTAGTTCATTAAGCtgcatacatacaaaataatcaATTACATGTTGGCCAGTGGCAACTAAGCAAATATATTTAAACTTATCAAATCTGAGGATGTTTTACATGTGTTTTGGTTGCATGCCTGTGTTGTACCTTTGCCTTGAAGTCCTGAATGAGGTCAAGCAGCTCTGGTGACTCCTTTTTCAAAAgtttcattttttctttctggGACATCTGCTTCAGGTCTTTCACaatcctctcttttttttccacagtcTTGTTTTCATCCTTCCCCTCCACAGCAAATTCCTTCATTTAggcacataaaacaaacaaaataaacaaaaaccaCGTTCTATCTTTGCTAGTGGAATTAACTGCAGGTGTACAGAAGAGATTTACGATAAGAAAAACAcctgaaaaaagtttaaatcatAATCCTCCTCGCTCAGATTTGCAGCTAAACGTTTTTGGATATTTCtggcctcttcttcttcctcttgttCCTCGGCTTCCAACTCGTCTTGCGATTTCCCCTCTTTAATAACACAATTCAAATGTTGCATAACCACAAAGACAACAATACTATCATAAATTGCCTAAATAATATTTCTGGAGATAAGACGCTTACTGGTGGTCACATAGTCAGAGTCATAGAACATCTTCTTCTTGGTGCCCCATGCCATTTCATTGGGAAGATCTGAGGAAGACAACAACATTACAGTTAAATGGGTATGACAGTTAACCAAATCCTGGACGTAAACTGATGATTTTATGTTtaccttcttcttttttcccctctaaATCACTCTCCATGTCTgtcccctcttcttcttcttcttcttcttcctcctcctcctcctcctcctcctcctctgactCCGAATCATCTAGGGCCATCACTTCCTCCTGTGAAATTCAGCTGAGCTTGAATTTGTGCTTGAAATACAATAGATTCATTTTCTGAAGGTAAATCCAAACACCTAAGCCATCACCTCATCATCCAGTTCCTCCTGGTCGCTCTCCATTTGAACACCGCTGGCGAGAAGTTTCTGGGGCAAAGAGACCGCAGCAAAAagttagacacaaaaacagcaacatACACTTACCACAGAACTACTAGTGAGGTAAACTTACTGCAATCTTCTCATCATGAAACTCATCGATGTTGTCCTTAGAGTACTGTGACGATTTCTGAAAGGAAGAGAGGGGAGACAAGTTCAAATCTAACTGTTGAAAACAACGACCACAACACCAAAGCAGAGTTGTTGTTGATGATTGAGAGCGGCTTGTTGTGATGCACAGCTGGGAAATCAATTGCTGTATCAATATCACAGTATGAGACTTACAATTGTGGTTATTACAAAAAAGTAAGTATTAGAGATAAGCGGTAGAAAtttctgttatttttatttgtcactttTAACTTATTGGCCTTCATTTCTACATTACTACCACCTCTTGTTTAGATTCAATACAGTGTACCAGAACCTACACACAACAGTAAGCATGAACGGTTTCGGGTACAGTAGaggcaatgagtctgtgttaccttatttaacagaaatctatgcatgtgcctgttatttctgacaatgtGCTAAACAGAACTGGCTATTATGTTTGAGTAAATGAAATCCCAACAaacaaaactgcttaaaaacatgatatttatatttaaatattacCGTTAAACTCCCCGGGAGAGTCTGACACAGCCTGATTCTGGACAGTAAAACAGATTAGCGCTCcaattcaagtttatgttctgcttgttcaacagTTGACTGGTACACTGCTATTAAACACATTCAGAGAggattttaattgctatttTTTCTCTCAATTACTATCATTTTGGTCATATTTCAATATTTGAATGAGCAAATATAGCTCACCTCTATATGagtaacatttacattttgaatgtGCCCCGTATCCACCGATATTCATATATTATTATGAAGTTTATTATGAAGTTTTCTTTGGGTGACAATATAATCAATGGTTGTTGAACCTCTCAGTATGTTGAACCTCTGTTATTAGATGTTTTCCCTAGGCTATTCTCATGTATATTGTAGTAATGAAATAAACATATTTGCACATGTGCAACTCTGTCTAGTTGAGAGCATACTGTACGGCTGCAATGTAGCTTTCTGACAGAATTATAAAGTACAGGGAGACAACAACACTACAGAAAGCAGGCCAGGACCCATCTGCTGCTGAGCCCTTACCTTATCAGGGACAGGCATGTTCTTGTAGGCTTCAGGGTCATCTTCATCATATCGCTCTGTCTTCTTTGGCCTTTGTATCTTCACAGCCCTGAGCAATAAAAGAAAGGAGACATATGTGTTTTAATCTCTGCTATGTGACATTCAGAGGATGTTTATATAACTGGCATCTTTTTAAGTTCCTGTAGGTCCTGATGGGAAATGTAAGGGTCAGAGCCAATAACTAAAAGGGTACCATAACACGTCCCCCTAACTGTTAATGACCACAATAAAACAGTGTATGTAGGCTAAGTGTAACTTAAGCAGCCCCATTAAAACATACACACGTGCAGACTCtgattttagctaacgttaccgtcAGCcttgtggagataggtctggcaatgcgagaccaactttaacgttaacgttagccaaACTTACCTTTTAGCTCGCACCATGATTGAAAAATTACTTGTTTGCTACACGTTAGCAAACAAAGCAGGAGAGGAATGATAACCAAGCAACACGTTTCAACGCCAGTACTAATATCTGGagattaaaacaaaagaaaattgtaAATATCCAGTTGAGTTGAGGCGACACATTTTCCACTCTGGTTACCATGTGCTTCCGTggtttcttctcttctttacTTTTATTGGCGGTCTACAAAGCAATGTGAAAGGTGCataccgccatctactgtactggagtattttattttatttattttttgggcattttctgcctttattttgtgaggacagctgaagacatgaaaggagagagagagagagagagagagagagagagagagaggaatggcatgcagcaaagggccgcaggtcggagtcgaacccgagCTTGCTGCGTCGAAGAGTAAACCTTTATATCTTATATCATGGGCGCCCGCcccaccaactgagctatccggacGCCCGTGTgtaatatatttgtatttatagtgTTTGAGTTGTTTATAGGTTACAATATACGGAAgcgtgaaaaaaatatataatttgccctgtttttttctgaattgATTACATCTGTGGAAAAAGTTTTCGATTCTAAATGTTCATGAAAAAATAATGTGCTCTGTTTTTCTGAATTAACGAGATAACTCAAAAGCCTATGGAGCATGGTTGCTGCTGATTCAAAATCAAAGatgtatatatttatgaatCAGAGCACTCACATAAGatttgcgcacacacacacacacacacacacacacacacacacacacacacacacacacacacacacacacacacactctctctctttcagagCGCTAAATATACATTGCATTTATGAACGATTCTCTGTCAAATCAGCAGAGGGAGGCACGTAGAAACAGCtgttacagacagacaaaacacGTAGGCTAACTTAGTTTCCTTGCTTGGGATATTGCATGGGTAAATCAATTCattttatggaggaaaaaaatgcCCCCTCGCAAATTTTAACAGCCATCAATCACTCCATCAGTCACTTGTAAATTAAAAAGAGTAAACTGCGCTTCAAGtcccccaaatcccagaaaaaataCTGAGGACATGACCTCTGTGTCTTCACTGTTAGCTATAGGCCTATTGCCTCTTTCTACATTGGACATTTAACGTCCTGTCAGCACATGCTCAAAGTTTtactttaaaggtgccctgccacacaaaaccgtttttacttgcattttttgaaatatgttaggtccatatgtgtttgtgttatgttgtgaatgtgaaaatgaactgttacctcctctgtcagctctagccactgaaaagaaataaggcgaaatcaggccaattacaaaagctggtcagtctgacatcatgttgcctgagctcattacgattcatgagctcgcccatttgcgctgggtaaaggatgctgatagccaggctctcattggctagctgttagccaatcagagtcaagcagcttagctcattgaatattaatgagaactggcaaaaatcgagctgagtcttcctgcaggctttctataccacgctagaatggcttgaaacaaggtaaccaaggcatttttttccacaaaaaatgtaatgttatgGAGTCCATAGTAGAACTttagacattaccacaaagtaatgaaataagtgtggcagggcacctttaaaacaatttattacatttatttcacaCCTTCTTTttcataatatactgtatactgttgtATTAAGTCCAGTATGTCCTAACCATATACTGAACAAAATAATCCTTGTGACATCTTTTGTCAATTCATCAGCACCATTTACCTTTACACTCTTGTATCAAACacaaatgtactgtacatgtattgCCACTTGCTGAAAGCTTAATACAATCATAGTTATTCCAATTTTTTAATCAAAAGGTCTTtctataatttatttttctgtgaGGTTCAGTGGTTAGAACAGCTGATACTAGCATTAACAAAACAGTTTAATGTACTTTTATGTACTTTAACATTCTAAAGTAAAGCTTTGCTGTACGTACAGTGAAACATCTTATCAAATTCAGTGGGACATCAAAACAACAGGTAGCACTGATATACatcctatatacagtatattacagtgGTTTTATTCTCAGAGTCACAGCCTGTTTTGGGCTTAGTTTGGGTAATTAACACTGCAGAGTTTGTAACTATCCGCTCCTCAGAAGATGATATTACAGAACATGATGCTCATGTATTTTCTTCCTTGTTCCTTATTCCTGTTCGGTCTCTGCCAGTGACCTCCTCCAGTCCATACTGAGTGCATAACTGGAGCTGCGAGGCCTCTCTCTGGGTAGAAAGTTTTTTGGAGTTCTGTACAATAAAGGCTTCAACTCATCGTTCCTCTTCTTCATCAGGGCAAGAGCAGGCGTCATATGATCCGGGTCGAAACACTGCCAAGGAAACAGGAGATtgacggcaacaaaaacattaaaatcatGTGCATAATCTGAGTAAAGGATTATAGTGCTTCTTTTACTTCAGTGACTTAAAGAGTAAAATCTCTCTGTGAGATATAAATTTGTGTAAGAAATTTCTCTTCCTCCATCACTCCTTCTTCACAAGCATATACACAGAGAAATACAAATTCACACACTTACAGCGGCCTTAAACCTTGGCACCGGGGCTCCTCTGTCATCATCTGTGTTGGGTACACTCAGCTCCAGCATGGACTGGCTCAGTTCTGACACAGCGGCCTTTGATCCTCTCCTGAGCAGTCCTGAAGTGCTCTGCTGAGGCTGAATCCTCTTCATAATGTCACTCAGAGAGCTGAAGCTCCCAGACTGCGGCACCCTCAGGATGATAGGTTTCTGTGAGCACAGAAATGCATCTCAGTTTTCTCAACTCACAAGAGCTCAAGGTTACAGTAACTCAAGTGTTTGGAAAGGCAAGTTACTTACTCTCGAAGATCGTGTTTTCTCCACGTTGAAGATAGTTTCATTCATGCTGCTGTCTGCTTCCAAAATGGCCTCCCTCTTTGAGTGCTCTCTTCTCTTAGAAGAGGAAATTGTGACCATATTGTGTGTTGGTTCTGTTACTTTATCATCAAGTCTTGTTGTTGTTCTGTCATTTAAATGTGTGCCCTTCTCTATGGAGAGTTGCTTGAAGTTGgctttatttataatatgttccactctgcaggagaaaaaaaaaatacattttcttttagatATGACATATTAATACTAAATTATTCCACGTTTCCTTTATCTTTTGGGTGTTACCTCTTCATTGTTTCTAGAGCTTTCAGGTCTGTTGGTGAGAGTTGTGTGTTGCTATGAAAATAACCAAGAAACGATTTGCATAAATTGTTAGCAGAAAAAGACAAGAGTCAATAGTCTTAATCAGTATAATGTCAAAATTGGCTGTAATAAAACTCACTTGAAAGTTGTTGATTTATCTGGCACATTGT
It includes:
- the utp3 gene encoding something about silencing protein 10 translates to MVRAKRAVKIQRPKKTERYDEDDPEAYKNMPVPDKKSSQYSKDNIDEFHDEKIAKLLASGVQMESDQEELDDEEEVMALDDSESEEEEEEEEEEEEEEEEEGTDMESDLEGKKEEDLPNEMAWGTKKKMFYDSDYVTTKGKSQDELEAEEQEEEEEARNIQKRLAANLSEEDYDLNFFQEFAVEGKDENKTVEKKERIVKDLKQMSQKEKMKLLKKESPELLDLIQDFKAKLNELKDELQPLVQMVKDGKIPPGKGADYLKTKQQLYLNYCTNISFYLVLKAKRIPVHNHPVIERLLTYRNLINELGSVDARLSPQFRKLLAGEEKDKASRPAEGKKTRVSSKKEKDSGETMLEVEEDSDSDLDEEAALRFYRDVEERLKLKRKGNDTEAEELVENEDEEEDPDAKRGITYQMAKNKGLTPKRKKIDRNPRVKHREKFRRAKIRRKGQVREVRREDTRYSGELSGIRAGVKKSIKLK